One stretch of Podospora bellae-mahoneyi strain CBS 112042 chromosome 2, whole genome shotgun sequence DNA includes these proteins:
- the SCL1 gene encoding Proteasome subunit YC7alpha/Y8 (protease yscE subunit 7) (BUSCO:EOG092645QN; COG:O; MEROPS:MER0000557; EggNog:ENOG503NUBK) — protein MAGNAGYDRHITIFSDQGRLYQVEYAFKAITAANIMSIGVRGKDCAVVLSQKKVPDKLIDPSSVTHIFQISPSVGCVMTGSIADARAFSQRAQSEAAEFRYKFGYEMPCDALAKRLANISQVYTQRAYMRPYGLAVTLISLDSEFGPQLFKCDPAGYYIGYKGTAAGPKQQEALNHLEKKLKNRDYADGDWKEVVELAITTLSTVLSMDFKKTEIEIGIVGGPRPDGKEGTYPGFRTLTEDEIDDRLQAIAEKD, from the exons ATGGCGG GCAACGCTGGTTACGACCGACACATTACCATTTTCTCCGACCAAGGAAGACTGTACCAAGTTG AATATGCCTTCAAGGCCATCACAGCCGCCAACATCATGTCCATTGGCGTCAGGGGCAAGGACTGCGCTGTTGTCCTGTCCCAGAAGAAGGTTCCA GACAAGCTCATCGACCCTTCTTCCGTCACACACATCTTCCAGATCTCGCCCTCGGTTGGTTGCGTCATGACCGGCTCCATCGCAGATGCGCGAGCGTTCTCCCAGCGTGCCCAGTCAGAAGCGGCCGAGTTCAGATACAAGTTTGGCTATGAGATGCCATGCGATGCTCTGGCCAAGAGACTTGCCAATATCAGTCAAGTGTACACTCAACGG GCATACATGCGCCCATATGGCCTCGCTGTGACGCTGATCTCCCTCGATTCCGAGTTTGGGCCGCAGTTATTCAAGTGCGACCCCGCCGGTTACTATATCGGTTACAAGGGCACAGCTGCGGGTCCCAAGCAGCAGGAGGCGCTCAATCATctcgagaagaagctcaagaaccGGGATTATGCGGACGGTGATtggaaggaggttgttgagcttgcAATCACAACACTGAGCACGGTCCTCAGCATGGACTTCAAGAAGACCGAGATTGAGATTGGTATTGTGGGGGGGCCACGCCCAGACGGCAAGGAAGGCACATACCCTGGGTTCAGGACACTTACAGAGGATGAGATCGACGACAGATTACAGGCTATCGCCGAGAAGGActga